One Paenibacillus sp. FSL H7-0737 DNA segment encodes these proteins:
- a CDS encoding sensor histidine kinase, which produces MVITFSYVIFIDKGALYSYLHHDIIGNIINIIAVQALLFFIFHLSFKRMKKQQLYYEQLQQSERLKMVGQLTAAVAHEIRNPITVVRGFLQLFKEDDSFDDSKKSKFNLMIDELNTVEQIISQFLTLSKPNGDQRLEKVDVKDVLQSVTGLLHSYAMLSDNQIDIKVEEDCFISINKIEFKQLLINIIKNALEASDVGKSVSVIANRNNNFIEIMITDEGSGMSEAEVKSLGTPFYSLKSNGTGLGLMICFNIVEKYGGEIYYNSSKGKGTTVTIRFLSESGGIYNH; this is translated from the coding sequence ACATCATGACATTATAGGCAACATTATAAATATAATAGCTGTTCAAGCATTATTATTTTTCATTTTCCATCTATCATTTAAACGGATGAAAAAGCAGCAACTGTATTATGAACAATTACAGCAATCCGAGCGGTTAAAGATGGTAGGACAATTAACAGCTGCTGTTGCACATGAAATACGAAATCCTATAACCGTGGTTAGAGGTTTTTTGCAATTGTTCAAAGAGGACGATTCATTTGATGATTCTAAAAAAAGTAAGTTCAACTTAATGATTGATGAATTAAACACAGTAGAACAGATTATCTCTCAATTTCTTACCCTATCCAAACCGAATGGAGATCAAAGACTAGAGAAAGTAGATGTGAAGGATGTTCTTCAAAGTGTTACGGGTCTGCTTCATTCCTATGCCATGCTATCTGATAACCAAATCGATATAAAGGTAGAGGAAGATTGTTTTATTTCCATTAATAAAATTGAGTTTAAGCAGTTACTCATTAATATTATAAAAAATGCGCTAGAAGCCTCGGATGTAGGGAAATCCGTCTCAGTCATAGCAAATAGAAATAATAATTTTATCGAGATCATGATCACCGATGAAGGAAGTGGGATGTCCGAGGCTGAGGTTAAGTCGCTGGGCACGCCTTTTTATTCATTAAAAAGTAATGGAACCGGTTTAGGGTTAATGATTTGCTTTAATATTGTAGAAAAATATGGTGGGGAAATTTATTATAATAGCTCTAAAGGTAAGGGGACAACAGTTACTATTCGCTTTTTATCAGAATCGGGAGGGATCTATAATCATTAA